One Littorina saxatilis isolate snail1 linkage group LG10, US_GU_Lsax_2.0, whole genome shotgun sequence DNA window includes the following coding sequences:
- the LOC138978890 gene encoding uncharacterized protein has product MNMKRSVWERLPSPLTVVRAVSLCVFLIATFTVSVSVISLTALAVLLVSIYGVNNSGSETKSKVPDNPLKGKPRLTSLSEGREREVGLKVSEFVTNYDPENCTTLDAFQPIKESSECIFARRAKVWGAGEWDSTLSLEENVFRSVPMFLKFTLVCQELGLDGFLFMLPGQQFGTDPQAFGKGARRILQVLSDLDPAGFKCMDKSYIDKRGWVFEFNRVTFFVTTFAPFYPPTNSRYSYGAEDCFILLQPEISFAQQDLPLDTPETNWAQPKTVRDRIRTAFRDAGREYLIRDTVHYPMVYDIVKPLKDGDPLVEWWAKDK; this is encoded by the exons ATGAACATGAAGCGGAGCGTTTGGGAACGGCTTCCATCCCCACTGACTGTTGTGCGTGCTGTGAGTCTGTGCGTGTTCCTCATCGCCACATTtacagtgtctgtgtctgtaattTCACTGACCGCTCTGGCAGTTTTGTTGG ttTCGATCTATGGTGTCAACAATTCAGGTAGTGAAACCAAATCCAAAGTGCCAGACAACCCTCTGAAAGGCAAACCAAGGTTGACATCACTCAGCGaaggcagagagagggaggttgGCCTGAAAGTCAGCGAATTTGTGACAAATTATGACCCAGAGAACTGCACCACGCTGGACGCTTTCCAACCCATCAAAGAAAGCTCAGAGTGTATTTTCGCTCGCAGGGCAAAGGTGTGGGGAGCTGGAGAATGGGATTCTACCCTCTCTTTAG AAGAGAATGTTTTCAG AAGTGTTCCAATGTTCCTGAAGTTTACCTTGGTGTGTCAGGAGCTGGGTTTGGATGGATTCCTGTTCATGTTACCTGGACAACAGTTTGGTACAGATCCACAG GCTTTCGGAAAAGGAGCGCGACGGATCTTACAAGTCCTGTCAGACCTTGACCCTGCAGGGTTCAAGTGCATGGACAAATCCTACATCGACAAACGAGGCTGGGTGTTCGAGTTCAACCGCGTCACCTTCTTCGTCACCACTTTTGCTCCGTTTTATCCTCCAACAAACTCTCGCTATTCTTACGGAGCAGAAGACTGTTTTATTCTCTTGCAGCCAGAGATTTCGTTCGCCCAGCAAGATCTTCCCTTGGACACTCCAGAGACAAACTGGGCCCAGCCAAAAACGGTCAGAGACAGGATTCGAACCGCGTTTCGCGACGCGGGGAGAGAGTATTTGATCAGGGACACTGTGCATTACCCCATGGTGTACGATATTGTGAAACCTCTGAAAGATGGGGATCCTTTGGTGGAGTGGTGGGCAAAGGATAAATGA